The sequence CTAAGAAAAGGCCTCATGCATAATATCTTCGAACATAATCTGAATTCACAGGATTTTTTAACTCAACGCCATCCATATTAGTCAAAAGTAGAGCTCCTCTTGAAAAAGCTTTTTTCACTACAAATGGACCTTCATAATTAGGAGTCCATTTTCCTCGATGATCCTTTTGAAACAGAAGTATTCTTTTTAATACCAAATCTCCCTCTCGAAAGCTTCGAGGATGCACTTTCTTATTGTATGCTCGCATTAGTCTTCTTTAGGTAAAGTTGCCCATGATTTAATGCTGCCAACCTTTTTTCTTCAACGAAATTCAACTGCTCATAACGACCTCGTATCCATTCAGCTTCATCTAACTTAGCTTCCATGAGAACTCTCAATGAAGATATCTCAACTTCTAAAGGTAAAACAACTTCCATACCATAAACTAAAGAAAATAGTGTTGCCCCAGTTGAAGTACGAACTGACGTGCGATATCCATGCAACGCAAACAGTAGCATTTCATGCCAATCTTTGTATGTTATTGTCATTTTCTCAAagattcttttaatatttttgttagctGCCTCAACTGCCCCATTCATATTTGGGCGATATGGAGTCGAATTTCGGTGATTGATCTTGAACTGCTCACAAAGTTCGTCCATCATTTTGTTATTAAGGTTCTTAGCATTATCCGTAATAATACCTTCTGGGAGACCATAACGACATATAAGCTCTTTCTTGATAAACTTGAGCACTACTCCCCTTGTAACATTGCAATAAGATGCAGCCTCTATCCATTTAGTGAAGTAATCAATGGCCACAAGAATAAAACGATGGCCATTTGAGGCTTTAGGATCAATGGGTCCAATAACATCCATTCCCCATAAAGAAAATGGTCATGGTGCTGACAAGATATGCAATGGAGATGCTGCTACATGGATCTTATCCATATAAATTTGACACTCTTTACATTCCCTTGCATATTTTATGCAATCTAATTCCATCGTTGTCCAATAATAACCAGATCTAAGTATTTGTCTAGCCATCATATGTCCATTAGCATGTGTTCCACATATTCCTTCATAAATGTCTGTCATAATTTGTTTTGCTTCCTCTTCATCAACACACCGAAGGAGCACCATATCGTGGTTTCTTTTATAAAGAACTTCACCACTTAAGAAAAAGTTCATGGCCAACCTCCTTATTGTGCGTTTGTCATTTTCTGAAGCTTCATATGGATATTCtctacactttatgtattgctTAATGTCAAAATACCATGGCTTGTTATCATTTCCAACATTCATGCAATATGCTGGCACATCTCGCTTTGTAATTTGGATTGGATGAAGTTCAAattcaagattaagatcaaacATCACTGCCAGAGTGGCTAATGCATCCGCCATTCGATTGTCTTCCCTAGGAACATGGTCAAATGAAAtcttctcaaaattttgagacaATTTAGTAACGTATTGGCTGTAAGGTACCAATTTAGCATCTCTTATTTCCCATTCTTCCTTGACTTGATGTATCACTAACATCGAGTCACCCAAAACTTTCAACTTTTTAATACTCATATCCCATGCTACTTGAAGTCCCATAATGCAAGCTTCATATTCAGCGATATTGTGAGTGCATTCAAAACATAACTTGGCCGTTAGGGAGAAAACCTTTCCTTCTGAAGAAATTAGCACAACTCCAATCCCATGTCCCAACTCATTTGAGGCACCATCGAAAAGCATAGTCCATGTCTCATGATCTCTAGCATTCTTTTCAACTAGAAATATGTTTTCATCCAGGAAATCAATTCTCATAGGTTCGTAATCTGCTACTGGTTGAGCAGCTAAATGATCAGCAACTGCGCTTCCCTTTATTGCTTTTTTAGTGACATAAACAATATCATACTCTGACAATAAAACTTGCCATTTTGCAATCCTTCCAGATAATGACGGTTTctcaaaaatgtattttattggATCCATTTTTGAAATAAGACATGTCGTGTGGTATAACATATATTGCCTCAAATGATGAGCGGTCCATACCAAAGCACAACAAGTTCGCTCTAACATTGAGTATCTAGATTCATAATCGGTAAACTTTTTGCTCAAATAATAAATGGCATGCTCCTTCTTCCCTGATAAATGTTGTCCTAGAACACCATCCACGGAACTTTCTAATACTGTTAAATACAAGATTAACGGTCGTCCTGGAGCTGGAGGTATCAGTACTGGTGGGCTCTACAAATACTGCTTAATTTTGTTGAAAGCTTCTTCACAATCCTCATTCCATTTTCCTGGGTTGTTTTTACGTAAGAGCTTGAAGATTGGTTCGCATGTTGGTGTTAAATGTGAGATAAATCTGGATATGTAGTTCAATCTTCCCAGAAAACCTCgaatttctttttctgttttagGGGATGGCATTTCCATGATAGCCCTTACTTTATCTGGGTCCACTTTGATCCCTTCTTCACTGACGATGAATCCCAGTAGCTTTCCCGAAGTTGCCCCAAATGTACATTTGGATGGATTTAATTTCAATTGATATTTTCTCAACCGATCAAATAATTTTTGGAGTGTGGTTGTATGATCTTCATCTGTCTTGGATTTTGCaatcatatcatcaacatacacCTCTATTTCTTTATGCATCATATCATGAAAAAGTGTAACCATTGCTCGCTGATACGTTGCTCCAGcatttttcaaaccaaaagGCATTACTTTGTAACAGAATTTCCCCAAAGGGTAATGAATGTCGTTTTTTCTCTATCTTCTTCAGCCATTTTGATCTGATTATATCCTGAAAAACCATCCATGAAGGAGAAAGTTGAGTATCCTGCAGTGTTACCCACCAACATGTCGATATGAGGTAAAGGGAAGTTATCTTTTGAACTGGCTCGATTTAAATCTCTATAATCCATGCACATTCTGACTTTTCCGTCTTTTTTGGGCACTGGAACAATGTTTGCCACCCATTCAGGATATTTCGAGACTGTGAGGAATCCTGCTTCAATTTGCTTCTGTACTTCCTCCTTTATTTTAATTAGTACATCAGGTTTCATTTTACGTAGCTTTTTTCTTACTGGGTTGCATTCTGGTTTTAAAGGAACTCGGTGTACTACAATATCCGTACTTAATCCTGACATATCCTGATAACTCCAAGCAAAAATATCTGAATACTCACGTAACAAATTGATCAGTTTTTTTCGTGATTCTCTGGTCAATGATGTGccaatttttacctcttttgACTCCTCTTGAGAACCCAAATTGATTGCTTCAACTAGTTCTTGGTGAGGACCAAGaacctcatcttcttcttctaccaTTCTTAACAATTCTGAGGATATTCCCACATCATCTTCATCGTCATTTTCCTTGTCAGATTCCATAGTGTATATTAAGGCATCAAGGGTAGAACTGGAATTACCAACATCTTCATTCTTATGAATATTGTCTATGAAAGGGTTTAGACTTTTGTGTTTAATTTGCAAATGCAAGAAAGAAagtagagagaagaaaaaattagaatgaatgaaatgaaaatgtggaaatttcattaaataacaAGAAAGCAGTACATTAATGTTGTAAAGCAAATAAATACTATGGCCTTGGATAGAGCcattcgaaaaataaaaaatttaaacaaataaaagattAATCATTACTCTTGAAAATCTCTTGAAAATGTAGGTAGATCTACACTATCCCAATTGTTAAGCTCAAAATCAGGCGGACATGCATAAACTGTGTTGCCTTCAAATGATGCTTCTTGTACCACTGCTGCAACTGATAAACATTCCATCTTCGTTAATAAATCATCCTTCAAATCAGAGTTGTCTGATGAATAACTTATACCAGCACTCTTGAAAGTATCATATAATTCTGGTATAAGTTTTATACTTGGATCAAACTCCCTCATCTCCAGCTTTGCCAAacgctttttcttctttttctcctgAAGCCTAATCTTGTCATATATGGATGGCTTATAGCCCAAACCAAACCTCCCATCATTGCTCGGTATTTTTAGAAGTGTCTCTAAGTTTTTATTCAAAGAATATCCTCCACCTCCCATTATCCTAGTGGTCATAACTTCAACTTTAGACTTGTGTGGCTTTATCACTTCATCTACAGTTGCTTCCATCATAGTTGCATGAGCAATTtcaaaagagcaaaaagaacaCTCTAATGCTTCTTCCGTCGCTTCAACATATGGAGTTGAGACTGGCTTTGTTATTAAGAAATCTTCCTCTCCCATCACGCAAATCAACTTACTCCCAacaataaatttcaatttttgatGCAATGTGGATGGCACCACTCCTGCGGAGTGAATCCAAGGACGTCCTAATAAAAAACTGTATGTGGGTGTTATCTCCATGACTTGAAAGACTATGTTGAAAATACATGGGCCAATTTTAACTGGTAGTTCAATGTCACCCATTACTTCTCTGCGTGACCCATCGAAAGCTTTCACAACCATAGTACTTGACTTTATGTGTGACATATCCACGGGAAGCTTCAATAGTGTAGATTTAGGCATTATATTGAGAGCTGATCCGTTATCCACTAAAACTCTTGCAATGACGTAGTCTTTGCACTTCAATTGAATATGCAGTGCTTTTGTATAGCCTAAGCCTTCAGGAGGAATTTCGTCATCTGTAAAGACTATGGAATTGGAAGATGTAATGTTTCCAATAATTCCACTAAACTTTTCCACTGAAATGTCATGTCCGACATGTGCCTtgttcaaaatatctaataacgCTTTGCGATGAGGCTCTGAATTCAAAAACAACGATAATAAAGAAATTCGAGCTGGAGTATGATGCATTTGCTCTATGATCTTGTACTCACTTTGTTTTACTATTTTCAAGAATTCATTTGCTTCCTCATCTGTGACAAGCTTTTTGTATTCTATATCTTTTGCAATGATAGGAATCTCCACATCTTGGTCTTTGCAATGCTCTTTCGcatttcttttctcattttttctACCTTGCTCCAATATTAGACCATTTCAAGGGACTGTTAAGTTATCTGGTTTGTAGCATCTTCCACTTCGGGTTATCCCGCTGATTCCTGTAATGTTATCAACTAAAGGACCTGTTATGACCTGACAATCATACCGCCATGGCACTGCTTTTAGATCCTTAAATTTGAAAGGACTCGGTACTTGGATCGTGAGTTTTTTAGGATTGCAGAAGCTGGTTGACTCATTATGACTTTCTTGATAAAAAACTGTCAAAGGTCTTAGTAAAAAGGAATCTTTCTTTTCTGAAACTTCATCCATTAAAACACATATTTTACTGTCTTTCATCTCGTCTTTTCCTTGTCCTCTATATACTGTGAGTATCTTTCAATCCATAAGTTGTTGTACTTTGGATCTAAATTTTTGGCATTGTTGGACAACGTGGCCTGCAACTCCTCGATGGAATATACAATGTCTGCTTTCATCATACCCTTCATATCTTATGTTGGGGTCTAGATATTCATGACTAACATATCCTGCTTCAAAAAGACCAAAAACTGCTTCCATAGGCATCACTATCTCATGGACTTCATTTTTGCACTTTTCAACAAGGCTATCCACAACGTTAACTTTTGGATTTTCAGGATCAGGCAGTGGATTTTCATTGACATTCGACTTCTCACCAGATTTTTTGAAGCTCAACCATCCAGCATTAATTAGAGATTGCACATTTCTTTTCAAAGCCAAACAATTTTCAGTTGAGTGTCCCACTCCCCCAGCGTGATAATCACATCGAGCATTTGAATCATACCATTTTGGGTAAGGAGGTTGTATAGGAATCATTGGAATAGAAGCTAACTGTCGATTTTGAATTAGTTGAGGTAAAAGCTCTGTATAAGTCATGGGAATCGGATCAAACCGCCATGTATCTGAATTGGTTTTGCTACCTTGACCCTGTACAAATGGTCGAGGAGAATTTGAGTTAACGGGTTTTGGAGTTTCAGAGACGGTATGGACTGGTACATAGCTATTATAAGGGATATGAGAGACATTGTTTATATATGACGGAAAGTTTTGCTCATATTTTCTCTGACCAAAAATTGATTTGTGCTTCCCTGAATTAGGAAAACCAATTGCATGAAcctctccttctttcttcttggATATTGTTCCTTTCTTTATTCCACCATATTCAGTTGTAGCCTCTGCTAACCTCCCGTGTTTTATcccatattcaattctttcaccaataacaataatatcaGAAAAATTTGTTGATGCATTACCAATCATTCGCTCATAGAATGGAGCCCGCAAGGTATTCATAAACATAGATGTCATTTCTTTGTCTGTTAACGGTGGTTGAACCTCGGCAGCCATATCTCTCCATCGTTGAGCATATTCTTTGAAGCTTTCCGAACTCTTCTTCTCCATCCGTTGCAAGTCTAAACGGTCTGGAGCCATATCAATGTTGAGTTTGTATTGCTTTAGAAATGCATCAGCTAAGTCCTTCCAAACGTGAATGTGTGCATTATCTAATTGAATATACCATCGACTAGCTGGATCAGTCAAGCTATCCTGGAAGCAATGGACTAAcaatttatcattattaatatgCACCGCCATCTTTCTACAGTACATTATAAGATGACTCCTTGGACACGTTGATCCATCACATTTATTGAATTCAGGAACTTTAAACTTTGCTGGAATGATCAAGCCTGGCACCAAGCACAATTGTGTTGCATCTATATTTCCATAGACATCAGTCTCTTCAATTGCTCgcaacctttcttccaaaacatCTAACTTTTGCTTAGCTGGAGTGTTCTCGTTTTGTTCCATGTCTTGAATTTTAGCCTGAGCTTCCAAATGTTCTATACTTGGGATAATGGATGGAACAACATACAGCGGATTCGTAGGAACATAGTGTTGAGTGGTTTGAGACGCGGAACATTTATGTGGTATGGAGTGAATCCTGGAGGATAAATAGGATCATCTGTGTCTTGAATTGGATTGCTTGATTGTGTTGTATCTACAGCGGCTTTTCCTTTCCCCATTGAAAGCAATTCCAGTATTTTTGAAACTTGTTCCCCAAGATTATTAATCTCTTGTCTCATTTTGTCCATGTCcttatctttttcttccatGATTTGGCTTTTATACCTAGTATTGTAAGGATGACGAATTGGAGTAGGACGAgctatattttccttttttttaaaaaaataaaatataataaaaaaattgaagtaaaGGAGAAGaggggaaagagagagagagagagaagcaaatcttagtatatataaaattcaaacaacaataataaaattaatcaaaCAAACATAATGTAAATTGGACAAAATAAAGGAAATCAAACTGAAActagaaacaaacaaaacgtaATGAACATCACTCCTATTGTCAATAGCAaaatgaacaattaatgaaaacgCCCAAAATGTCCCAGTTCTCTGCATATCATCTTCAAGAATCTATTTAGATCATCTGCATGAGGTTGCATTGAGAAAAAATTAACTCTCAAATCACCTGCCCATTCTGCAAAACCATTTGCTCTTTTGGACACCATTCTGAGAAATTCGATTGTCTGATCTACACGTTCCACTAGCACTTGGAAATCTCTCGTGTGCAGATCATAATCAACCTTCATTTGCACGTAATCTGTATTCAATGACTCATATTCTTGTGTTATCCTCTTACTTGAATTTTGAAGTGCAGTAAGTTGATAGTGTAAGAAATCGGCATAATTTTTCAGTATCTGATACTCTTCAGAGCGCTCGGCCATCTTCAGATGTAGGCTATCAACAGTTTGACGCAAAGAATGATTTTGTGCTTCCAAATCCATTATTTGTGTTTATCGTTTTCTAATTGATGTATTCAAATCATTGACAAGCTTGAGAAAATATTCCTTCCCATTTTctaaatctttaatatattcatCTTGCGACCCCACTGTTGCTTGTAATGTTGTCTTCTCATTTTTCATGCTCCTATTTGCTTTATTCATTCGTCTCATCTCTTTATCTAAAGTCTCAAGATCCGTTTCTAACTTATCttgattttttaagaaactCTTAGTCTTTTCGAGTTCGTTCTGCAAATAAGTCGCATGATCCATCCATTGACTTGTCTCTTTACGAAGCTTCTCGTTCTCTTGCTCTAACAGTCGATTTTTCTCTTCTAGTTCTATGCTCTTCTCAATCCACTGATTTGGTTGTTCAAAGCTTGTCTCTTTTCCCCTCTCAACTACCTCCCTTGAGATATCTATTATATTCTTCCTTCTGTTTGCCTGCCATGCCTCGTACCCACTAGTAACTCCTTCATAATGTcctttgtcttttttctttcttatagaTTTTCATGCGCATACTGCTTGACGTTTTTTTCCTTGACAATCTTCAGGATCGTATGAAAAATCAGACTCTTACAGATTATGAGTTGGTGGTATAAACTGTTTGAGCCACACCTGACGCAAAACTAACAATGGTGTATAGTTAACACCTCCCCATGGTCCCAACAAAGGCACACTGTGAAAATCTCCGCATCTATATATCACCGCCTTTAAAGGCATCCATTGAGCCTTCCATATGACATTTTCAGAAGTCAGTTTTGCAAAGAAAGACAACCAAGCCTCCTTCCTTGGATATGTTGGATCCCAAACTGCCATACCAAACTCACTGATTGTGTTGCGCATTAAATTCCATGGGCTACTGAAATCTAACCTTGGACACCTAAACTCTGCGGGAAATTTGATATGGCTGTGTatccaaatatataataaaggaACACAACAATTCAATTTTCCTTCCCCTTTATTTCTACAATAGTTAAGAGATCGAAAAGTTTCAGCCAGAATAGGTATAATAGGATTGACTCCTCGTtccatttaaaaaaacaatttgaTCACTTTCCTATCAACATAACCCTCTGCTTTAAGAAAAATCATCGCTCCGTAAATGCACAATGCCAATAGTGTAAGACCTTTGTCTTCATCAATGTATGTTTGCGTCATCTTTATTAGATAATCAAATGGCACATTCTCTTCTCCACCCTTAACTTTTATATACTTTTGAATTTCTGTGGCATGGACGGTTTCTAAAAACTTTGACAAGGTCCTTCTTGTTGTCTGCTTAGGgttaaagaaataaacaatttctctttctttttcaagcATGCTAAGCATAGCTTGATATTCTTCTATGGTTGGCAGTAAATCACATGACCCAAACGTGAAACAACCATATGCTGGATCCCCAAAATTAATTATGGCTCTTAAGGCAAAATAATTCACCGGTATATACATCAACTCTGCTATATGTCCATACTTCTTCGAGAACATGAATCTACGCTGAGGTGTCAATGCTTCCCAGATCATCTTTAGGTTTGCTAAATCATTTTGTGTAAAAGAGAGTTGACACCTGGATAGTACTGATATTTGGGAAGAATTGTTTATATCCTCCCCAAAATTTTTGTTGCATCTCTTCAGCCCATTTAAGAACATCACTTGGCTCATCAAACTTAGACTCAAAAGATGAATGCATCGACATATTGGACATCTTGGTGTTTCAAGACTGTTTCTTTTTTGCACTGACAAAGGGAAagacagaaaaaagaaaaagaaaaaaaatcgtcACATTCACTTTgcacaaaataaaataggatataataaaacaaaaacaataaaaataaaactaataaaacaaaaattaaattaaattaaaaagtaaaaagtaaaaagtaataataataataaaaaaggaaaaaagaaaaaaaataagaaataagaaaaagtaaATAAGGTTTTCATGCACTTTAATGTCGTAATGAAAGTAAACACTATTctccttattattattttttgaagaaataaattatttaattttagaaaatgtaaCTGTTTTCATGTACCTTTACAATGTAAACACTACTCTCCTTTAAAGAatgtataataaataattatttaaatcaaGCTTTTCTTAACAAATCAGTATTGTGATtgaatctttcttttctttttttttttttgaaaacaaagaaatatgtatgatttaaaaattttagaaaaatgcaaaactttgtttaaaaaaaataaaaataacttggACAATTTAACTTTTAGATAAAAATATGTCAAAATATAATGTCATGGTGTTGGTATCATCTAAACTACTAGAAGAAAAAGGCCCTCAAATTTATTCCAatgttatttcaaaaaataacaaaagaattaatctGAGTGAGAACTTTTCATGTGCCTGCACGAGAGTCGAAACCCCTCGAAGGTCAACACTACTCCATCCTCAATTCTAATCCTAAAAGGTTGTAGCCTGGGTAGAGGGCTTGGGAGTGTGTGTAAAATGCATGATgactaatttaaaataaatgtaccaataaaaatagtataaatatttcatacaaaaaaaataaataattaactgaaccaatgaattataatagaataagaataaaagataaaaaaatgtaACGGCTCGACTATCTTACACATTATTCAAAGTCCCCAGTGGAGTTGCCAAGCTGTCGCGACGTGATCGCaacgcggagcggccgacatcccccatcatttaatctttaatatttaaaagatttggagtcgccaccaatcatattaaggtgtgattggtcaccacaaaaaaaatgatctacgtaaattcagatttaaggttcAGGAGTCAAGTTGTGTGTAGGGAAGGTattagcaccctacaacacccatgaaaatgattaccaaaatttatcttttaaactaaattaacgaggttcacaaaacaaagttttttgtttgatattttttaaatgtcccatggttatcaattcataactaaaaaaaactaagtctgaattaatgattatatgggtggcatgagagccattagaaaaatagaatttaatttttatttaaaaataattttttatttacctcaagaatattaaaatatcaaactttgatattttgatctccatcatataccttatttcatgtatctaaagaattaatgaattctAAAGAAAACACTACTGAGTCtcattctaaaatataaaattgttagatatactttatttaaaaataattgtattaacttttaaaaattgagaaatttcatgtatttatggaattttaaccataaatgaacattactctTTCTCATAAATAATACGGTATAAAAT comes from Cucumis melo cultivar AY chromosome 12, USDA_Cmelo_AY_1.0, whole genome shotgun sequence and encodes:
- the LOC103502460 gene encoding LOW QUALITY PROTEIN: uncharacterized protein LOC103502460 (The sequence of the model RefSeq protein was modified relative to this genomic sequence to represent the inferred CDS: inserted 1 base in 1 codon; deleted 1 base in 1 codon; substituted 2 bases at 2 genomic stop codons), which codes for MDLEAQNHSLRQTVDSLHLKMAERSEEYQILKNYADFLHYQLTALQNSSKRITQEYESLNTDYVQMKVDYDLHTRDFQVLVERVDQTIEFLRMVSKRANGFAEWAEHLEAQAKIQDMEQNENTPAKQKLDVLEERLRAIEETDVYGNIDATQLCLVPGLIIPAKFKVPEFNKCDGSTCPRSHLIMYCRKMAVHINNDKLLVHCFQDSLTDPASRWYIQLDNAHIHVWKDLADAFLKQYKLNIDMAPDRLDLQRMEKKSSESFKEYAQRWRDMAAEVQPPLTDKEMTSMFMNTLRAPFYERMIGNASTNFSDIIVIGERIEYGIKHGRLAEATTEYGGIKKGTISKKKEGEVHAIGFPNSGKHKSIFGQRKYEQNFPSYINNVSHIPYNSYVPVHTVSETPKPVNSNSPRPFVQGQGSKTNSDTWRFDPIPMTYTELLPQLIQNRQLASIPMIPIQPPYPKWYDSNARCDYHAGGVGHSTENCLALKRNVQSLINAGWLSFKKSGEKSNVNENPLPDPENPKVNVVDSLVEKCKNEVHEIVMPMEAVFGLFEAGYVSHEYLDPNIRYEGYDESRHCRKNEKRNAKEHCKDQDVEIPIIAKDIEYKKLVTDEEANEFLKIVKQSEYKIIEQMHHTPARISLLSLFLNSEPHRKALLDILNKAHVGHDISVEKFSGIIGNITSSNSIVFTDDEIPPEGLGYTKALHIQLKCKDYVIARVLVDNGSALNIMPKSTLLKLPVDMSHIKSSTMVVKAFDGSRREVMGDIELPVKIGPCIFNIVFQVMEITPTYSFLLGRPWIHSAGVVPSTLHQKLKFIVGSKLICVMGEEDFLITKPVSTPYVEATEEALECSFCSFEIAHATMMEATVDEVIKPHKSKVEVMTTRIMGGGGYSLNKNLETLLKIPSNDGRFGLGYKPSIYDKIRLQEKKKKKRLAKLEMREFDPSIKLIPELYDTFKSAGISYSSDNSDLKDDLLTKMECLSVAAVVQEASFEGNTVYACPPDFELNNWDSVDLPTFSRDFQDSTLDALIYTMESDKENDDEDDVGISSELLRMVEEEDEVLGPHQELVEAINLGSQEESKEVKIGTSLTRESRKKLINLLREYSDIFAWSYQDMSGLSTDIVVHRVPLKPECNPVRKKLRKMKPDVLIKIKEEVQKQIEAGFLTVSKYPEWVANIVPVPKKDGKVRMCMDYRDLNRASSKDNFPLPHIDMLVGNTAGYSTFSFMDGFSGYNQIKMAEEDREKTTFITLWGXFCYKVMPFGLKNAGATYQRAMVTLFHDMMHKEIEVYVDDMIAKSKTDEDHTTTLQKLFDRLRKYQLKLNPSKCTFGATSGKLLGFIVSEEGIKVDPDKVRAIMEMPSPKTEKEIRGFLGRLNYISRFISHLTPTCEPIFKLLRKNNPGKWNEDCEEAFNKIKQYLXSPPVLIPPAPGRPLILYLTVLESSVDGVLGQHLSGKKEHAIYYLSKKFTDYESRYSMLERTCCALVWTAHHLRQYMLYHTTCLISKMDPIKYIFEKPSLSGRIAKWQVLLSEYDIVYVTKKAIKGSAVADHLAAQPVADYEPMRIDFLDENIFLVEKNARDHETWTMLFDGASNELGHGIGVVLISSEGKVFSLTAKLCFECTHNIAEYEACIMGLQVAWDMSIKKLKVLGDSMLVIHQVKEEWEIRDAKLVPYSQYVTKLSQNFEKISFDHVPREDNRMADALATLAVMFDLNLEFELHPIQITKRDVPAYCMNVGNDNKPWYFDIKQYIKCREYPYEASENDKRTIRRLAMNFFLSGEVLYKRNHDMVLLRCVDEEEAKQIMTDIYEGICGTHANGHMMARQILRSGYYWTTMELDCIKYARECKECQIYMDKIHVAASPLHILSAPXPFSLWGMDVIGPIDPKASNGHRFILVAIDYFTKWIEAASYCNVTRGVVLKFIKKELICRYGLPEGIITDNAKNLNNKMMDELCEQFKINHRNSTPYRPNMNGAVEAANKNIKRIFEKMTITYKDWHEMLLFALHGYRTSVRTSTGATLFSLVYGMEVVLPLEVEISSLRVLMEAKLDEAEWIRGRYEQLNFVEEKRLAALNHGQLYLRRLMRAYNKKVHPRSFREGDLVLKRILLFQKDHRGKWTPNYEGPFVVKKAFSRGALLLTNMDGVELKNPVNSDYVRRYYA